From one Malus sylvestris chromosome 1, drMalSylv7.2, whole genome shotgun sequence genomic stretch:
- the LOC126614368 gene encoding pectinesterase/pectinesterase inhibitor PPE8B-like yields the protein MSPFMKSSYQFIIVSTIWFCSLSINPGANNVDPQLIDVPLPVFKNSLEKTMEAVQNVASAMSHMHVGEDAKNSTNMIISHCEGLLGETVEVLNWSLSTIHDLKGDVVSHMRTWLNTSHYREMTCMEAFKNGIDSKVSESLKHVTRLIDEVIGMIQVQQHDYQNVDQPLLLSGGTNFEDAKFSKTPNVTVSQDGSGNFNRIMDAIAAAPSHSQQRFVIFIKKGIYKEYVKIDPTKTNLVLIGEGMDVTTISGNRCNASGWQTVDSATFAVRAEGFIAMYVGFENTAGPNKYQAVSLSSYGDQSVFYRCKMSGYQDTLLVPAGRQFYRECTISGTIDFIFGYGTAVFQNCKILARKNLEGAQNTLTAHGRFAADPSGFSFQFCNVERDSDLGGNVASSPTYLGRPWGKYSRTIFMQSYMSNVIVPEGWLDWNGFGGLGTLYYAEYMNKGGASTVGRVKWPGYHVIAKASEAKLFTVTKFIDGDSWLPSTGVPYAPGLDQV from the exons ATGAGTCCATTCATGAAGTCGTCCTACCAATTTATCATCGTTTCCACGATCTGGTTCTGTTCCCTATCCATTAACCCGGGTGCTAATAATGTCGATCCCCAGTTGATAGATGTTCCTTTGCCTGTGTTCAAAAATTCATTGGAGAAAACCATGGAAGCTGTGCAAAATGTAGCCTCAGCCATGTCACATATGCATGTTGGTGAAGATGCTAAAAATTCTACTAATATGATCATTTCACATTGTGAGGGTTTGCTTGGTGAAACTGTTGAAGTATTGAATTGGTCCCTTTCCACAATTCATGATTTGAAAG GTGATGTGGTTTCCCATATGAGAACATGGCTGAATACTTCTCATTACAGAGAAATGACTTGCATGGAAGCTTTTAAGAATGGTATCGACTCAAAGGTTTCAGAGAGCCTCAAACATGTGACCAGACTAATCGATGAGGTCATCGGCATGATCCAAGTGCAGCAACACGATTACCAAAATGTCGATCAGCCTTTACTACTATCCGGTGGGACGAATTTCGAAGACGCAAAATTTTCCAAGACGCCAAATGTAACAGTTTCTCAGGATGGGAGTGGGAATTTTAATCGAATAATGGATGCCATTGCGGCTGCACCAAGTCATAGCCAGCAGCGGTTTGTGATATTTATCAAGAAAGGAATTTACAAAGAATATGTGAAAATTGATCCCACAAAGACTAATCTGGTCTTGATTGGAGAGGGCATGGACGTTACTACCATATCTGGCAACAGATGCAATGCTAGTGGTTGGCAAACAGTTGATTCAGCCACATTTG CTGTACGTGCTGAAGGATTCATAGCAATGTACGTAGGGTTTGAGAACACTGCGGGGCCAAATAAGTATCAGGCAGTTTCACTTTCATCCTACGGCGACCAATCAGTTTTCTACAGGTGCAAGATGAGTGGATATCAAGACACATTGCTGGTGCCGGCCGGTCGCCAGTTCTACCGAGAATGCACGATCAGTGGCACCATCGACTTCATCTTCGGCTACGGCACTGCCGTTTTCCAAAACTGTAAAATTCTTGCTAGGAAAAATCTTGAAGGTGCACAAAACACACTCACTGCGCATGGTCGATTTGCTGCAGATCCTTCAGGGTTCTCATTTCAATTTTGCAACGTTGAGCGGGACTCCGATCTAGGGGGTAATGTTGCTTCTTCGCCCACGTACTTAGGTCGACCATGGGGAAAATATTCACGTACTATATTCATGCAGTCATATATGAGTAATGTAATAGTGCCCGAGGGTTGGCTGGATTGGAATGGATTTGGTGGGCTTGGTACTTTATATTATGCGGAGTACATGAACAAAGGGGGTGCCTCGACTGTAGGTCGGGTCAAGTGGCCCGGCTATCATGTAATTGCCAAGGCATCCGAGGCCAAATTGTTTACCGTAACCAAGTTTATTGATGGTGACTCATGGCTGCCATCCACCGGTGTCCCATACGCACCAGGATTGGATCAAGTTTGA
- the LOC126632421 gene encoding ATPase GET3B-like, with protein sequence MASSTCIPSTFTPILHNLTARNSITMVGLLSHAPKILRPLSLPKSLGFSSLSTATKPPRKFFHLQVRSVATPAEAVAGFDDMVAGTQRKYYMLGGKGGVGKTSCAASLAVKFANNGHPTLVVSTDPAHSLSDSFAQDLAGGTLVPVDGPEAPLFALEINPEKAREEFRNVSQKNGGTGVKDFMDGMGLGMLAEQLGELKLGELLDTPPPGLDEAIAISKVIQFLESPEYSMFTRIVFDTAPTGHTLRLLSLPDFLDASIGKILKLKQKISSATSAIKSVFGQEQPQLGAADKLEKLRERMIKVRELFGDTESTEFVIVTIPTVMAVSESSRLHASLKKESVPVTRLIVNQILPPSASDCKFCSIKRKDQMRALDMIRSDTELSGLTVIQAPLVDVEIRGVPALRFLGDIIWK encoded by the exons ATGGCGAGTAGCACATGTATTCCCTCCACTTTCACACCTATTCTACACAACTTAACCGCCAGAAACTCCATAACAATGGTGGGTTTGCTCTCTCATGCTCCCAAAATCCTCaggcctctctctctccccaaaaGCCTCGGTTTCAGCTCACTTTCCACCGCCACAAAACCCCCCAGAAAATTCTTCCATTTGCAAG TGAGATCAGTGGCCACTCCAGCAGAAGCTGTTGCCGGGTTTGATGACATGGTTGCTGGGACTCAGAGAAAGTATTACATGTTAGGTGGGAAGGGCGGTGTAGGGAAGACAAGTTGTGCTGCATCACTTGCCGTAAAATTCGCTAACAATGGGCATCCCACTCTTGTGGTTTCCACTGATCCAGCACATTCCTTGAGTGATTCCTTTGCTCAG GACTTGGCTGGAGGAACACTTGTACCAGTTGATGGGCCTGAAGCTCCGCTTTTTGCTCTTGAG ATAAACCCTGAGAAGGCAAGGGAAGAATTCCGTAATGTAAGTCAGAAAAATGGTGGAACAGGAGTCAAAGATTTCATGGATGGTATGGGCCTTGGGATGCTTGCGGAACAG TTAGGAGAATTAAAACTGGGAGAATTACTAGACACGCCTCCTCCTGGTTTGGATGAAGCTATTGCAATTTCCAAG GTGATACAATTTCTTGAATCCCCGGAATATAGCATGTTTACTCGTATAGTTTTTGATACTGCACCCACG GGTCACACATTGCGGCTTTTGTCCTTGCCAGACTTTTTGGATGCATCAATTGGTAAAATATTGAAG CTTAAACAAAAGATATCATCAGCCACCTCAGCGATCAAATCTGTTTTTGGGCAAGAGCAACCCCAATTGGGCGCG GCTGACAAATTAGAGAAACTAAGGGAGAGGATGATTAAAGTCCGTGAACTTTTTGGCGACACTGAGTCAACAGAGTTTGTCATAGTAACAATACCGACG GTGATGGCCGTTAGTGAGTCATCTAGATTGCATGCCTCTCTGAAGAAGGAAAGTGTTCCTGTGACTCGCCTTATAGTTAATCAGATTCTTCCCCCGTCTGCCTCGGACTGCAAATTTTGTTCAATTAAAAGAAAG GATCAAATGCGTGCTCTTGATATGATCCGGAGCGATACAGAGCTATCCGGCTTGACAGTGATCCAGGCTCCACTAGTTGATGTGGAGATCAGAGGCGTTCCTGCCCTTAGATTTCTGGGAGACATAATTTGGAAATGA
- the LOC126632475 gene encoding mitochondrial protein import protein ZIM17-like: MAARMLQRRLGSLLRSQQPNAHLFKDQFVPSASSILRRYGFDKREIQTQTNPTNPANEGLVNLEYSRLKPKIDANAINSSDAKFADASTQKISPRHDLAMLFTCKVCETRSMKTCSRESYEQGVVVARCGGCNNLHLIADHLGYFGQPSSIEQFLAARGEEVKKGSADTLNLTLEDIAGKKPGEGVELKQLE; this comes from the exons ATGGCGGCTCGAATGTTGCAGAGACGCTTAGGCTCACTCCTCCGCAGTCAGCAGCCTAACGCCCATCTCTTCAAAG ATCAATTTGTTCCTTCAGCAAGTTCCATACTCAGAAGATATGGATTCGACAAAAGAGAGATTCAGACGCAAACAAATCCAACAAATCCGGCTAATGAGGGTTTGGTGAATCTTGAATATAGCCGTTTGAAGCCTAAGATTGACGCAAATGCTATCAACAGTTCCGATGCCAAATTTGCCGATGCTTCCACCCAGAAAATATCCCCAAGGCATGACCTTGCCatgctttttacttgcaaagtcTGTGAAACAAGATCCATGAAGACTTGCAGCAGAGAATCATACGAGCAAGGTGTGGTGGTAGCTCGCTGTGGCGGGTGTAACAATCTCCACCTGATTGCTGATCATCTCGGGTATTTCGGACAACCATCCAGCATTGAGCAATTTCTGGCTGCCCGCGGGGAAGAGGTGAAGAAAGGTTCCGCTGATACGCTGAATCTGACTCTTGAAGATATAGCCGGAAAGAAACCCGGTGAAGGGGTTGAACTTAAGCAATTGGAATAG
- the LOC126622183 gene encoding lysM domain receptor-like kinase 3 produces the protein MVVAAAPATSSASGAAPMCRTKKSTQAIEPKSPNQHRKSSSSSVPDPSFAHFSTNDNNSSYNFSKSSTSSSVPSLRSFKASLPENPQIYDFSEIRSATSNFLPHGRLSSSSTSSSWRCSLRSKDAVIFQRKSRIPISLPDLQRRLSLISKSHHSSLIKLLGASLSGSYVYLVYEFVAGASLADCLRNLKNPSYTVLSSWLSRMQIATDLAHGLDYMHHGSGLDSTFVHNHIKSSSIIVSEEDNLVLGAKICHFGTAELCGETQARSTKLEGTRGYMAPEFQLTGIVTQKCDVYAFGVVLLELISGAEPLKYIMDENGADGVYRRVSVIESAREAVKSGARGGVRRWVDRRLKDSFPMDVADKMVLVALECVEEDPDRRPDMDRVAGLVSKLFLESHSWAEKMGVPIDISVSFAPR, from the coding sequence ATGGTTGTCGCCGCTGCCCCCGCCACCTCCTCCGCCAGCGGCGCCGCCCCTATGTGCAGGACCAAAAAGAGCACGCAGGCGATTGAGCCCAAGAGCCCCAATCAACACCGaaaatcctcctcctcctctgtcCCCGACCCCTCCTTCGCCCATTTCAGCACCAACGACAACAACTCCAGCTACAACTTCTCCaaatcctccacctcctcctccgtcCCCTCCCTCAGATCCTTCAAAGCCTCCCTCCCTGAAAACCCCCAAATCTACGACTTCTCCGAGATCCGCTCCGCCACCTCCAACTTCCTCCCCCACGGCcgcctctcctcctcctccacctcctcctcctggcGCTGCTCCCTTCGATCTAAAGACGCCGTCATCTTCCAGCGCAAATCCCGCATCCCCATCTCCCTCCCCGACCTCCAGCGCCGCCTCTCCCTCATCTCCAAATCCCACCACTCCAGCCTCATCAAGCTCCTCGGCGCCTCCCTCTCCGGCAGCTACGTCTACCTCGTTTACGAATTCGTCGCCGGCGCCAGCCTCGCCGACTGCCTCCGCAACCTGAAGAACCCGAGCTATACCGTCCTATCGTCGTGGCTCTCCCGGATGCAGATCGCCACCGACCTCGCCCACGGCCTCGATTACATGCACCACGGCTCCGGCCTCGACTCAACCTTCGTCCACAACCACATCAAGAGCTCCAGCATCATCGTCTCCGAGGAGGACAACCTCGTGCTCGGCGCCAAAATCTGCCATTTCGGCACGGCGGAACTCTGCGGCGAGACCCAGGCTCGGTCGACGAAACTGGAGGGCACGCGCGGGTACATGGCGCCGGAGTTTCAGCTCACCGGAATCGTGACCCAGAAGTGCGATGTCTACGCTTTTGGGGTCGTGCTATTGGAGCTGATCTCCGGGGCGGAACCGCTGAAGTACATAATGGACGAAAATGGCGCCGACGGCGTGTATAGGAGGGTGAGTGTGATTGAGTCTGCGAGGGAGGCGGTGAAGAGTGGGGCACGTGGCGGGGTAAGGAGGTGGGTGGATAGGAGGCTGAAGGACTCGTTTCCGATGGATGTGGCGGATAAAATGGTGCTGGTGGCGTTGGAGTGTGTGGAAGAGGATCCGGATAGGCGGCCGGATATGGATCGGGTAGCGGGTTTGGTTTCGAAGCTGTTTCTGGAGTCGCATAGTTGGGCGGAGAAGATGGGCGTGCCTATCGACATCTCGGTTTCATTTGCCCCGCGCTGA
- the LOC126622191 gene encoding probable acetyltransferase NATA1-like — translation MAAAAPPPPPTPAPEGFNDVPRGSTPMGYPLFSRIRLAHPTDVPHIHKLIQQMAVFERLTDLFVATESSLSSTLFTSPPFQSFTILVLEVSETPFVEHLQCNNSAYPPTIKTHNLDLPIDDPERDLFRSNGGDAVVAGFVLFFPNYSTFLGKPGFYIEDLFVRECYRRKGLGKMLLSAVAKQAVKMGYGRVEWVVLDWNVNAIKFYEEMGAKILQEWRICRLTGDALNAYVNA, via the coding sequence ATGGCCGCCGCcgcaccgccaccgccacctaCCCCAGCCCCAGAGGGCTTCAATGACGTACCCCGAGGCTCCACCCCAATGGGCTACCCACTCTTCTCTCGGATCCGCCTAGCCCACCCCACCGACGTCCCCCACATCCACAAGCTCATCCAGCAGATGGCCGTCTTCGAGCGCCTCACCGACCTCTTCGTCGCCACCGAGTCTTCCCTCTCGTCCaccctcttcacctcccctcccttCCAGTCATTCACCATCTTGGTCCTCGAAGTCTCTGAGACGCCTTTCGTCGAACACCTTCAGTGCAACAACTCGGCCTACCCACCCACCATCAAAACCCACAATCTGGACCTCCCGATCGACGATCCAGAACGCGATTTGTTCAGATCCAACGGCGGGGACGCTGTCGTTGCTGGGTTTGTGCTGTTTTTCCCAAATTACTCCACCTTTTTGGGGAAGCCAGGGTTTTACATAGAGGACCTGTTTGTGAGGGAGTGCTATAGGAGGAAGGGGCTGGGGAAGATGCTGCTTTCAGCGGTGGCGAAGCAGGCGGTGAAGATGGGGTACGGCAGAGTGGAGTGGGTGGTGCTGGACTGGAACGTCAATGCCATCAAGTTTTACGAGGAGATGGGGGCTAAGATTTTGCAGGAGTGGAGGATTTGCAGGCTCACTGGTGACGCTCTCAATGCTTATGTCAATGCCTAA
- the LOC126620731 gene encoding uncharacterized protein LOC126620731, with protein sequence MSDKPPEAPSPSPPSPPPLRQLSPQDWESLIDDFQHGSARQHRWTSALPILLSLLDQAFSSIAKRDFPLKLHVITFLEEFSDPLFATAIANDPVSGRKVLHRLIETLRALIQTPADGVHITFALKEQMMLSVTSVVVSLDDDVVPISTVESLVELLLTVINRPNHGVDRQARALACECLREMEKARPSLLSEIGGHLWSLCQNERTHAAQSYILLFTTVVHNIVVENLSVSILNTAVPLVPFSSPKNGSGKESLGGLNYKELLRAMGFLLEWPQVLTPCAMVEFLALIMPMAAALELQTSKLKVQFLGMLYSSDPMLCHIVLTMFPRFWDAFDGQEGDIARRLVLLSKESQHHLVFRLLAVHWLLGFGQLVLRREVKKVKTIVDMGLRFYPSVFDPLTLKALKLDLLAFCFVCVDVLKPEKSVSGEDGEVNDKLVVKLFGDGLVCVSAFKWLPPGSTETAVAFRTLHRFLIGASSHSDNDPSTTRSLMDSTIFRNIQGMLVDLMLECRRLVPVVVVLTDRLLGCQKHRWLGERLLQMFDEHLLPKVKLDYSLVSFFPIFNRIAESETIPPRGLLELLTKFMAFLVGKHGPYTGLRSWSQGSRVLAICRTLLMHHKSSRLFLTLSRLLAFTCLYFPDLEARDNARIYLRLLICMPGKKLRDLLNLGEELSISPSSHSSFNVQAPHFCQSLKKSKTISSYVHLERVIPLLIKQSWSLSLSTLGIGSNDPGYLEGIRDIEPIVEDSDIVDSSNVQITPEVQRIDDNGNVQIIPEDRRIDRPPEPLRMMDSNISEILRTLRTHFSCIPDFRHMPGIKVILSCSLRFESEPFNRIWGVDSPAGGSNELDTLPALYATVLKFSSSAAYGSISSYHIPFLLGEPPSKTNIPDQTASLAIVPVENGCGKEESYRAPVTIELEPREPTPGLIDVSIGTSAENGQIIRGQLHTITVGIEDMFLKAIVPPGIQKDSVPGYYLDLFSALWDACGTSNTAQETFQLKGGKGVTAISGTRSVKLLEVPASSLIQATERYLAPFVVSVIGEPLVTVVKDGGIIRDIIWKDEASDSSLDITSSETNFDRGPLHLTFGDDADERYGHVNTRKRNMGSILILIFLPPRYHLLFQMEVSDVSTVVRIRTDHWPCLAYTDDYLEALFLA encoded by the exons ATGTCCGATAAGCCACCAGAAGCACCATCTCCGTCACCGCCGTCACCTCCGCCGTTAAGGCAACTCTCTCCCCAAGACTGGGAGTCGCTAATCGACGACTTCCAGCACGGCAGCGCACGCCAGCACAGATGGACCTCCGCTCTGCCGATACTCCTCTCCCTCCTCGACCAAGCCTTCTCATCCATCGCCAAGCGCGACTTTCCCCTCAAGCTCCACGTCATCACCTTCCTCGAGGAGTTCTCCGACCCACTCTTTGCCACCGCCATCGCCAACGACCCCGTTTCCGGACGAAAAGTCCTCCACCGCCTCATCGAAACCCTTCGCGCCCTGATCCAGACACCGGCCGATGGGGTCCACATCACGTTCGCGCTCAAGGAGCAGATGATGCTCTCCGTCACATCCGTCGTCGTCTCTCTCGATGACGACGTGGTACCGATCTCCACCGTCGAATCGCTCGTGGAGCTGCTTTTAACGGTGATCAACCGTCCCAATCATGGCGTCGACCGTCAGGCGCGTGCGCTGGCGTGCGAGTGCCTTCGAGAGATGGAGAAAGCTCGCCCCTCTTTGCTCTCCGAAATCGGCGGACATCTCTGGAGCTTGTGCCAGAACGAGAGGACTCACGCCGCTCAGAGCTACATTCTGTTGTTCACCACCGTCGTTCACAATATCGTTGTCGAAAATCTCAGCGTTTCGATTCTCAATACGGCGGTGCCTTTGGTACCGTTCAGCTCTCCGAAGAACGGGTCGGGTAAGGAGAGCTTGGGTGGTTTGAATTACAAGGAGTTGTTGAGGGCGATGGGTTTTTTGCTGGAATGGCCGCAAGTGTTGACGCCGTGTGCGATGGTTGAGTTCTTGGCTCTGATAATGCCAATGGCGGCAGCATTGGAGCTCCAAACTTCGAAGCTCAAGGTGCAATTTTTGGGGATGCTTTATTCGTCTGATCCTATGCTCTGTCATATCGTTTTGACCATGTTTCCGAGGTTTTGGGACGCATTTGATGGGCAAGAAGGCGACATTGCGAGGCGGCTTGTGCTGCTGTCCAAAGAATCGCAGCACCACTTGGTTTTTCGATTGCTGGCGGTGCATTGGTTGCTGGGTTTTGGTCAGTTGGTGTTGAGAAGGGAAGTAAAGAAAGTGAAGACCATTGTTGATATGGGTTTGAGATTCTATCCGAGTGTGTTCGACCCCCTCACTTTGAAAGCCTTGAAGCTTGACCTGCTTGCATTTTGCTTCGTTTGTGTTGATGTCTTGAAACCAGAGAAGAGTGTTTCGGGCGAGGATGGTGAGGTGAATGATAAGTTGGTGGTGAAGTTGTTTGGAGATGGACTTGTTTGTGTATCAGCATTCAAATGGTTGCCTCCAGGGAGTACTGAAACCGCGGTGGCATTTCGAACTTTGCATAGGTTCTTGATTGGGGCTTCATCTCATTCAGACAATGATCCTTCTACCACTAGAAGTCTCATGGACTCCACCATTTTTAGGAATATACAG GGGATGCTGGTGGACCTGATGTTGGAGTGTCGGAGATTGGTTCCGGTGGTAGTTGTTTTGACTGATCGTTTGTTGGGTTGTCAAAAGCACCGTTGGTTGGGAGAGCGCCTGCTTCAGATGTTTGATGAGCATTTGCTTCCAAAAGTGAAATTGGATTACAGCTtggtttctttctttccaaTATTTAATAGAATTGCTGAAAGTGAAACAATTCCTCCTCGTGGATTGCTAGAGCTTCTTACCAAGTTCATGGCCTTCCTTGTTGGTAAACATGGCCCATATACAGGACTGAGATCATGGTCCCAGGGAAGCAGAGTTCTTGCCATCTGTCGAACCTTGTTGATGCACCACAAGAGCTCTCGATTGTTCCTTACATTGTCTCGCCTTTTGGCATTTACTTGCCTTTACTTTCCTGACTTGGAGGCTCGTGACAATGCAAG GATCTACCTTCGGCTTCTGATCTGCATGCCAGGTAAGAAGCTCAGGGACCTGCTGAATCTTGGGGAAGAACTCAGTATTTCACCGTCTTCACATTCCAGTTTCAATGTCCAGGCTCCTCACTTTTGTCAGAGTCTCAAGAAGTCTAAGACCATCTCCTCATATGTCCACCTTGAGCGAGTAATCCCCCTACTAATCAAACAGTCTTGGTCCTTGTCTTTATCAACTTTGGGTATTGGAAGTAACGATCCTGGTTACTTAGAAGGCATCAGGGACATTGAACCCATAGTAGAGGATAGTGATATTGTTGACAGTAGTAATGTCCAGATTACACCAGAAGTTCAAAGAATTGATGACAATGGTAATGTCCAAATTATCCCAGAAGATCGAAGAATTGATCGACCACCGGAGCCATTGCGTATGATGGATTCAAATATTTCAGAGATATTAAGAACATTGAGGACGCATTTCTCATGCATTCCTGATTTTAGACATATGCCAGGAATTAAGGTTATACTATCATGTAGTTTGAGGTTTGAATCTGAGCCTTTCAATCGAATATGGGGAGTTGATTCCCCTGCCGGTGGTTCGAATGAATTAGATACCCTTCCTGCTCTATATGCAACAGTGCTAAAATTTTCGTCCTCTGCAGCATACGGGTCCATTTCATCATATCATATACCTTTTCTTCTAGGTGAGCCTCCCAGTAAAACAAATATACCTGATCAGACCGCCTCATTAGCTATTGTTCCTGTAGAAAATGGTTGTGGGAAAGAGGAAAGTTATAGAGCTCCTGTAACGATTGAATTGGAACCACGGGAACCCACGCCTGGTCTGATTGATGTTTCAATTGGGACAAGTGCTGAAAATGGTCAGATAATCAGGGGACAGCTTCACACTATCACTGTGGGCATAGAGGATATGTTTCTCAAGGCTATTGTACCACCCGGCATCCAGAAAGATTCCGTACCTGGTTATTACTTAGATTTGTTCAGTGCTCTTTGGGATGCATGTGGCACTTCCAACACTGCACAGGAGACGTTTCAGTTGAAAGGAGGCAAGGGGGTTACCGCTATAAGTGGTACTCGGTCAGTCAAGCTACTAGAAGTCCCTGCATCGTCTTTGATTCAGGCTACCGAGCGCTATTTGGCACCCTTCGTTGTAAGTGTGATTGGTGAACCACTTGTTACTGTCGTAAAGGATGGAGGAATCATTAGGGACATCATCTGGAAGGACGAGGCCTCAGATTCTTCCCTTGACATTACTAGCTCCGAGACCAATTTTGATAGAGGCCCGCTTCATCTTACATTCGGTGACGATGCAGATGAAAGGTACGGTCATGTCAATACCCGCAAAAGAAACATGGGTAGCATACTCATTTTGATATTTCTTCCACCAAGGTATCATCTCCTCTTCCAAATGGAAGTGTCCGATGTTTCAACGGTAGTACGAATTCGAACTGATCACTGGCCGTGCTTAGCTTATACTGATGATTATTTGGAAGCATTATTTTTGGCATAG